The Mycobacterium riyadhense sequence AGGGAGCCGTTCGGAAGAACGCATTGGTCAAGGTCTTGGGCGACGGCAAGCTGACCGTGAAGGTCGAGGTGTCCGCGCACAAGTTCAGCGGCAGCGCGCGCGAGAAGATCACCGCCGCCGGCGGCTCAGCCACCGAGCTTTAGTACCGCGAGCAGACGCAAAAGCCCCCGAAATCGCCAGATTCCGGGGGCTTTTGCGTCTGCTCGCGCCAACTAGGGCCAACTAGGTGAGCCGCGGAATCACTTCGGCGGCAAGGCGTTCCAGCTGTTCGCGGTTCTGTGCGACGTCGGGGCCGACGGGGTTGAGCAGCAGCATCTGGGCACCGGCGTCGATCACCTCGGCCAGGCCGCGGGCGACGTCGGCGGGCGTTCCCGACACCGGCACCGTGTCGATGCCGGGCATCTCGCCGTAGATCCGCCGCAGCCCCGCGAGCACACGTTCGCGGGCCCGGTCGGCATCGTCGTCAATCATCAGATAGACGCGTTTGCCGATGGTGAAGCGCGCGGGGTCTTTGTGCTGTTGAGCGAGTTCCTGGCGCAGTATGGCGACGGCTTCGGCGAAGGCCGCGGTCGTCGACGATCCCGCTCCGAGGAATGCATCACCGTGGCGGACCGCGCGCGCCAGGGCCTTGGGGGCGTGACCCCCGAACCAGATCGGTGGGTGTGGGCGCTGCACCGGCTTGGGTTGGACCGGCAGATCGTCGACGTCGCGGAACTGGCCATGGAACGTCACCCTGGGTTCGTCGGACCAGGCCGCTTTCATCAATTCCAGGCCCTGCGTGAAATACCGGATATGCGTGGCTTTCTCGACGCCGAAGGCGGCGAACCGGCGACGGCCGCCGCCGGGTGCGACGCCGAGGTCGAGCCGACCGTGACTGAGCCGATCCACAGCGGTAGCGGCCGAGGCCAGCTGCAGCGGGTCATGAAGCGACGTCACCAGCACGGCAACGCCCAGGCGCAGCCGCTGCGTGCAGGCCGCCGAATACGCCAGCAGCTCCAGCGGGGCCAGCAACGGCGCTTCGCCGATGATCTGCTCGAGTACCCAGCCTCCTTCGAACCCGAGGTCTTCAGCGCGCGCGAGATAGGAGCGCAGCCCGGCGTCGTCGAAGCCACCGGAGTCGAGTTGGGGGATCGCGATCGAGAACCTCACTGCACCACCGTACGGTTGCCGGTCGGTACGCTTCAGATATGGTCGCCTTTCTGCCGTCCCTCCCCGGTGCCGACGACGTGCGCGCACTGGTCAGCCGGGTCGATACCGCCCGCCATCATGGCGTACCCAACGGCTGCGTGCTCGAATTCAACCTGCGGTCCATGCCGCCGGAGACGACAGGCTTCGACCCCGTCGCGATCATCACCGGGGCCGGGCGGCCGATGGCTCTGCGCGATGCCGTCGCCGCGATCCACCGTGCCGCCGACGATCCCCGGGTCGCCGGGTTGATCGCCCGCGTACAACTCCCGCCTTCGCCGATCGGAGCGGTTCAGGAGCTGCGGGCAGCCATCGCGGCCTTCAGCGCGGCCAAGCCGTCGCTGGCTTGGGCCGAGACCTATCCGGGAACGTTGTCCTACTACCTGGCTTCGGCGTTCGGCGAAGTCTGGATGCAGCCCTCCGGCGGCGTCGGGCTGATCGGCTTCGCCAGCAACGCCATGTTTCTTCGCGATGCGCTGCACAAGGCGGGCATTGAAGCCCAGTTTGTTGCCCGGGGCGAATACAAGTCGGCGGCAAACCTTTTCACCGAAGACGGCTACACCGACGCTCACCGCGAAGCTGTCACCCGGATGCTGGAAAGCATCCAAGACCAGGTGTGGCAAGCGGTTGCCGAGTCGCGCAACCTTGACGTGGGCGCGCTCGACGAGCTGGCCAACCGGGCTCCGCTGTTGCGTGATGACGCGGTGAACTCGGGCCTGATCGACCGGATTGGATTCCGGGACGAAGCCTATTCGCGTATCGCGGAATTGATTGGTGCGGAGGATAATTCAGACGAAAAGCCGCCCCGAATGTACTTGGCGCGCTATGCCGGTTCGGCGCGGTCGCGGTTGGCGCCACCCGTGCCGTCGATTCCCGGCCGCAAGGCCAAGCCGACGATCGCGGTGGTCACCCTCGAAGGTCCGATTATCAACGGACGTGGGGGGCCGCAGTTTCTGCCGATCGGTCCGTCCAGTGCCGGTGGCGACACCATCGCGGCGGCGCTGCGGGAAGTTGCTGCCGACGATTCAGTGTCGGCGATCGTGCTGCGGGTGGACAGTCCGGGGGGTTCGGTCACCGCATCGGAGACCATCTGGCGTGAGGTACAGCGCGCCCGCGACCGCGGCAAGCCGGTGGTGGCGTCGATGGGTGCGATCGCTGCCTCCGGTGGCTATTACGTCTCGATGGGCGCCGACGCGATCGTGGCCAACCCGGGCACGATCACCGGTTCGATCGGCGTGATCACCGGGAAGCTTGTGGTCCGTGATCTGAAGGATCGGCTGGGCGTCAGGTCAGATACGGTGCGCACCAACGCCAATGCCGACGCCTGGTCGATAGACGCGCCCTTCACGCCGCAGCAGCAGGCCCGCCGGGAGGCGGAGGCGGATCTGTTCTACACCGACTTCGTGGAGCGCGTTGCGCAGGGCCGAAACCTAAGTACCGAAGCCGTGGATGTTGTTGCGCGGGGCAGGGTCTGGACCGGGGTCGACGCCCTCGAACGCGGCTTGGTCGATGAACTCGGCGGCTTTCGTACCGCGGTGCGCCGCGCCAAGGTGCTGGCCGGGCTGGACGAGGACACCGAGGTCCGCATCGTCAGCTATCCGGGCTCGTCGCTGCGCGATCTGGTCCGACCGCGAACGTCGTCGCAACCGGCTGCGGCATCGCTGCCTGATGCGGTGGGAGCGCTGCTCGCCCGATCGGTCGTCGGACTCATCGACCACGTGGAGCAGACGCTGAGCGACGTAAGCGTGCTGTGGCTGGGGGAGTCGCGCTTTTAGCCGGTCAAGCCTCCGCTGATGAAGATGATTTCGCCCAGCGGGTCATCATCTTCCGGGGCCGGAACATCGATGCCGTTGCGCTTGAACAGCTCGGTTCGGGCGACACCCTCGACGTCCCACCCCTTGGCGTGCAGGTAGTCGACGACGTGGTTGCGTTCGCCGGTGTACACCAGCGAACCCATGTCGATATCCAAGCCATGGGCGCGAAACGAACCCGACATCTCCCGCGCCCGGTCGACATCGAAATCCACAATGCCCGGCACAAATTCGGTGGCAACCGCGCTGCCCGGAGCGCTGAGCGCGGTGATGTTGTCGAACAACCGGTCCTGGGCCTCCGGTGGCAAATAGATCAGCAGGCCTTCGGCCAACCAGGCCGTTGGTGTGCCGGTGTCCAGGCCGGCCGCTTGTAGTGCCGCCGGCCAATCAGCACGCAGGTCGATGGGAATGGTGCGCCGAGTCGCGGTGGGTTGCGCACCGATACCGGCCAAGGTGGCTGTCTTGAATTCGATCACCTGGGGTTGGTCGAGTTCGTAGACCACCGTCCCGGGTGGCCATGGCAGTCGGTACGCGCGCGCGTCCAGCCCGGAGGCCAGGATCACCGCCTGCCCGATGCCGCCAGCCGTGGCGTTGACGAAGTAGTCGTCGAAGTACTTGGTGCGCACCGCCATTCCGTCTACCATCGCCTGCGCGCGTGCCGGCGAAGCGTCCTCGATCGTCGAGAGGTCGAGCTCGCCGTCCATCATCTTGATGAAGAAATCCACCGGACGGCGCGCACCAGTGGTTCGGCAAACGGATCGTTGATCAAACCCTGGGGATCCTTGGTTGCCATCGCGCGCCCGGCCGCGACCAGGGTGGCCGTCGCGCCGACGCTGGACGCGAGATCCCAGTTGTCGTCGTGAGCGCGTGCCATGCGGGATCCTATCTCGGGGTCGTGTACAGCGTGCCGCTGATGTACAGCATCTCAGCAGCGTGCGCTTCGTCGTCGCGAAGTGGTGGAAGTTCGTTGGCGGCGCGCAGATCCTGCAGCGAGATGCTCGTCGTCAGCCAGCCGTGATCGCAGAGGTACGGCCCAGCCTCGTTGCGGTCACCGAAGTAGACGAGCCCGGTCATGTCGATATCGAAGCCGTGTCGACGCCAACGTTCGGTCATGTTCTGCATGCGCTCCCGCATCCGGTCCTCGTCGGCGGGGCTGACGTTGTGGAAGCTTTCGGTCGCGACGCGGCTGCCCGGTGCACTGAGCTCGGTGATGGTGTCCAGCAGGCGATCCTGAGCGTCTGGCGGTAGGTAGCCCAGCAAGCCCTCGGCGCTCCAGGCGGTGGGCTGGTCCGGGTCGAATCCCGCCGCTCGCAGTGCGGCCGGCCAGTCCTCACGTAGGTCGACCGCCACCGCGCGCCGGTCGGCGGTGGGAGCGGCACCAAGCTCGGCGAGGGTTCGGGACTTGAATTCGATGACTTGTGGCTGGTCGATTTCGTAGACGACGGTCCCGGCGGGCCACGGCAGCCGGTATGCGCGGGCGTCCAGTCCCGACGCCAGGATCACGGCCTGCTCGATGCCCGCCCGCGTCGCATCCAGGAAGAACTCGTCGAAAAACCGGGTGCGAACCGCCATGTTGTCTGCGACGTCGGCTATCGACCTGATCGGGCGTTCTGGGTCGTCGTCGAGGTCGCTGGGGCTCATTTCCCCGGTCGCCAGCCTGGTGAGCAGGTCCACGCCGACGGCTCGCAC is a genomic window containing:
- a CDS encoding LLM class flavin-dependent oxidoreductase, which gives rise to MRFSIAIPQLDSGGFDDAGLRSYLARAEDLGFEGGWVLEQIIGEAPLLAPLELLAYSAACTQRLRLGVAVLVTSLHDPLQLASAATAVDRLSHGRLDLGVAPGGGRRRFAAFGVEKATHIRYFTQGLELMKAAWSDEPRVTFHGQFRDVDDLPVQPKPVQRPHPPIWFGGHAPKALARAVRHGDAFLGAGSSTTAAFAEAVAILRQELAQQHKDPARFTIGKRVYLMIDDDADRARERVLAGLRRIYGEMPGIDTVPVSGTPADVARGLAEVIDAGAQMLLLNPVGPDVAQNREQLERLAAEVIPRLT
- the sppA gene encoding signal peptide peptidase SppA; its protein translation is MVAFLPSLPGADDVRALVSRVDTARHHGVPNGCVLEFNLRSMPPETTGFDPVAIITGAGRPMALRDAVAAIHRAADDPRVAGLIARVQLPPSPIGAVQELRAAIAAFSAAKPSLAWAETYPGTLSYYLASAFGEVWMQPSGGVGLIGFASNAMFLRDALHKAGIEAQFVARGEYKSAANLFTEDGYTDAHREAVTRMLESIQDQVWQAVAESRNLDVGALDELANRAPLLRDDAVNSGLIDRIGFRDEAYSRIAELIGAEDNSDEKPPRMYLARYAGSARSRLAPPVPSIPGRKAKPTIAVVTLEGPIINGRGGPQFLPIGPSSAGGDTIAAALREVAADDSVSAIVLRVDSPGGSVTASETIWREVQRARDRGKPVVASMGAIAASGGYYVSMGADAIVANPGTITGSIGVITGKLVVRDLKDRLGVRSDTVRTNANADAWSIDAPFTPQQQARREAEADLFYTDFVERVAQGRNLSTEAVDVVARGRVWTGVDALERGLVDELGGFRTAVRRAKVLAGLDEDTEVRIVSYPGSSLRDLVRPRTSSQPAAASLPDAVGALLARSVVGLIDHVEQTLSDVSVLWLGESRF
- a CDS encoding class I SAM-dependent methyltransferase, which gives rise to MTSTGSTRYEGDTWDLASSVGVTATMVAAARAMATRADNPLIDDPFAEPLVRAVGVDLLTRLATGEMSPSDLDDDPERPIRSIADVADNMAVRTRFFDEFFLDATRAGIEQAVILASGLDARAYRLPWPAGTVVYEIDQPQVIEFKSRTLAELGAAPTADRRAVAVDLREDWPAALRAAGFDPDQPTAWSAEGLLGYLPPDAQDRLLDTITELSAPGSRVATESFHNVSPADEDRMRERMQNMTERWRRHGFDIDMTGLVYFGDRNEAGPYLCDHGWLTTSISLQDLRAANELPPLRDDEAHAAEMLYISGTLYTTPR